The following coding sequences are from one Oryzias melastigma strain HK-1 linkage group LG20, ASM292280v2, whole genome shotgun sequence window:
- the mcur1 gene encoding mitochondrial calcium uniporter regulator 1 — protein MVSKACQTRIKCYVVSYPEKWRDSTVVQDKVGCFSSAGSLLSIHSWRMTVVEQLSDFQRAVFASSSNFVKFPLRGRRARNRNEWFPSRLSVRELSTSIRTLQYDMKPDVPKAQGRKLFFDTRAVVRLFEENGFSTQQAEVMVNVLMRTTNSNMEVVYSDMVTKVQQEIMLQRVMSQIAAVKKDMIILEKSEFSALLAENEKLKVQLLQLNEQLADVMKKVRSDNKLDLNLEKSRVKELKVEHDKRLLETRTEIMEMTADQDGHLTQTNIKIDTEVAGLKTMLESHKLDTIKYLAGSVFTGLTVVLGFYRIWM, from the exons ATGGTGTCAAAAGCGTGTCAGACGCGAATTAAATGTTATGTTGTTAGCTATCCTGAAAAGTGGCGGGACTCTACCGTAGTTCAGGATAAAGTTGGTTGTTTTTCCTCCGCGGGGTCGTTGCTATCAATACACAGCTGGAGAATGACAGTTGTCGAGCAATTATCAGACTTTCAACGAGCCGTCTTCGCATCTTCAAGCAACTTTGTTAAGTTCCCTTTGAGAGGAAGACGCGCGAGGAACAGAAATGAGTGGTTTCCGTCACGTCTCTCAGTACGAG AGCTCAGCACCTCCATCAGAACCCTCCAGTATGACATGAAACCGGACGTACCGAAGGCTCAAGGCCGGAAGCTGTTCTTTGATACCCGCGCTGTTGTGCGGCTCTTTGAAGAGAACG GGTTCTCCACTCAACAAGCTGAAGTGATGGTGAATGTCCTCATGAGGACAACGAACTCCAACATGGAGGTTGTTTACAGTGACATGGTAACCAAGGTGCAACAG GAGATCATGCTACAGCGAGTGATGTCTCAGATTGCTGCAGTGAAGAAGGACATGATCATCCTGGAGAAGAGTGAGTTCTCTGCCCTGCTGGCCGAGAATGAG AAACTAAAGGTCCAGTTATTACAACTCAATGAGCAACTTGCT GATGTGATGAAAAAGGTGCGCTCTGACAATAAATTGGACTTGAATTTGGAGAAAAGCCGCGTCAAAGAACTA AAAGTAGAGCACGACAAGCGGCTTTTAGAGACCCGAACTGAGATCATGGAAATG ACGGCAGATCAGGACGGCCATTTGACTCAGACAAACATCAAAATTGACACTGAAGTTGCTGGCTTGAAAACCATGCTGGAATCTCACAAACTGGATACAATAAAGTATCTTGCAG GTTCTGTATTCACGGGTCTCACTGTGGTCTTGGGTTTTTACAGAATTTGGATGTAA
- the dph2 gene encoding 2-(3-amino-3-carboxypropyl)histidine synthase subunit 2, whose protein sequence is MADAFSSSSETVIQRVLEVTSKANTPVEKLEDLYEIKKCCEFITDHHFQKVALQFPDELLRDSVAVAEEIEKNCNAKTFILGDTSYGSCCVDEVAAEHVGADCVVHYGRACLSPSKRLPLMYIFEKRQLDVEVCACSFRELYPDKQSHIVLLYDVNYDHAIDDLVRILCPEYPNLVASKLVVESDQCFSHGRINRQSSCLSDHDEKQIVCQFGRQLCLKTGLTITDYSMFYVGQEGATLRNFMMTWNRCSFCSFDPETMKGRVESISINRALMKRYYAIERAKDANVVGILVGTLGVSDYLAIIQQLKENIHRAGKKSYVFAMGKLNVPKLANFLEIDIFVLIACPENSLLDSSEFYKPVVTPFEMEVACNKKREWSEEYVTDFRHLLPGGPSHVLFAERQEDDDETDVSLITGALRSSNVLNGEPAESSYGSSVVLRNETLTVANTNSAASFLASRSWRGLEQKLGETPVVKAVEGRRGIAIAYEEEGSSS, encoded by the exons ATGGCTGATGCATTCAGTAGCAGCTCGGAAACTGTAATTCAGCGCGTGCTGGAAGTTACTTCAAAAGCAAACACACCTGTAGAGAAACTAGAGGACTTGTATGAGATAAAGAAGTGTTGTGAGTTCATTACAGACCATCATTTCCAAAAG GTTGctctgcagtttcctgatgagCTGCTGAGAGATTCAGTGGCAGTGGCAGAGGAgattgagaaaaactgtaatgccaaaacatttattttgggaGACACATCTTATGGGAG CTGCTGTGTGGATGAAGTGGCTGCAGAGCACGTTGGAGCGGACTGTGTCGTGCACTATGGCCGTGCTTGCCTCAGTCCATCAAAAAGACTGCCtctaatgtacatttttgaaaaaagacaaCTTGATGTGGAGGTGTGTGCCTGCTCCTTCAGAGAGCTTTACCCAGACAAACAGAGCCACATCGTCCTCCTCTATGATGTTAACTATGATCACGCTATTG atgatctTGTAAGGATTCTGTGTCCAGAGTATCCAAACCTTGTTGCCTCAAAACTTGTGGTTGAAAGCGATCAGTGTTTCAGTCACGGTCGGATCAATCGACAGAGTTCTTGTCTGTCTGATCACGATGAAAAGCAGATTGTCTGTCAGTTTGGAAGGCAGCTTTGCCTCAAAACAGGCCTCACAATAACAGATTACAGTATGTTCTACGTCGGTCAGGAAGGAGCGACGCTGCGAAACTTCATGATGACCTGGAATCGATGCTCCTTTTGCTCTTTTGACCCGGAGACGATGAAAGGGAGAGTTGAGTCCATAAGTATTAACCGAGCGCTTATGAAGCGGTATTACGCCATCGAAAGAGCCAAGGATGCTAATGTGGTCGGCATCCTGGTGGGCACCCTGGGGGTGTCCGACTACCTCGCCATCATCCAGCAGCTGAAGGAGAACATTCACAGAGCCGGAAAGAAGAGCTACGTGTTCGCTATGGGGAAGCTGAACGTTCCTAAGCTGGCAAACTTTCTTGAAATCGACATATTTGTACTGATCGCGTGTCCCGAGAACTCGCTCCTGGACTCAAGTGAGTTCTATAAACCTGTGGTGACGCCGTTTGAGATGGAGGTAGCCTGCAATAAGAAAAGGGAATGGTCCGAGGAATACGTCACAGACTTCCGACATCTCCTACCag GAGGACCCAGTCATGTGCTGTTTGCAGAGAGGCAGGAAGATGACGATGAGACGGATGTCTCCTTGATAACCGGAGCTCTCCGGAGCTCAAACGTGTTAAACGGCGAGCCTGCAGAGAGCTCGTATGGATCCTCTGTGGTCCTGAGAAACGAGACGCTGACCGTAGCAAACACCAACTCTGCTG CATCTTTTCTGGCAAGTCGCAGCTGGCGGGGTTTGGAGCAGAAGCTGGGAGAGACGCCGGTGGTGAAGGCAGTGGAGGGCAGGAGAGGCATTGCTATCGCCTACGAAGAGGAAGGATCTTCTTCATGA
- the ncf2 gene encoding neutrophil cytosol factor 2 isoform X2 produces the protein MLSPSNFLFSWYKSEKLPLFYYRVSVAAKMSFVDTLRQWDDGVTCADKQDYSEALRILVAIREPNSKICFNIGCLHLLNQNLDDAEKAFDCSIRKDEHLAVAFFQRGITFYKKMRYDESIGDFQRAFKALRGNNLIDYKALGLRYILYACEVLHNMALAEAQLGNWEKAEQNLRRALDYKTEAKLGVLEKAQQAVLKEKLFKLVEFPSKMMFKPNKNYVAELEKKDYLGKAKVVASFNPQDVFSGFAPLQPQVEDGPATPREPEVLRALEGVPHTVLFEFVPETCDELAVKPGNMVFVLQKGADNWAYVIFNGRTGLVPYNYLERQEISLASKHIKGLVPTSSREAPSIPERIQGYTPEDNSSRNDEQKVPDNLYIVKVHFTFTFAVSIPRGASYDVLIREISKKVNLPTHNISLSLDSSGQSVIDANTDMETVWSQVRSGRITLWCNAKENEEEETHLVALHSYQSPNPEDLSFKEGDKITLLARINQDWLEGRCNGNTGIFPASFAREAPVNGQ, from the exons ATGCTGTCACCatcaaacttcctgttttcatggTATAAATCAGAGAAGcttcctttattttattaccGTGTCTCAGTGGCAGCAAAAATGTCGTTTGTGGACACTCTGCGACAGTGGGATGACGGCGTCACCTGTGCTGACAAACAGGATTATTCGGAAGCTCTTCGGATTCTCGTGGCCATTCGtgagccaaactccaaaatctGTTTCAACATCGGCTGCCTCCACCTGCTTAACCAGAACTTGGATGATGCTGAAAAg GCATTCGATTGCAGCATACGCAAGGATGAGCATCTGGCAGTGGCTTTCTTTCAAAGAGGAATCACTTTTTATAAGAAGATGAG GTATGACGAGAGCATCGGAGACTTCCAGAGAGCCTTCAAAGCACTCAGAGGAAACAACCTGATAGATTACAAGGCCCTTGGTCTCAGATATATTCTATATGCATGTGAG GTTCTGCACAACATGGCTCTGGCGGAGGCTCAGTTGGGAAACTGGGAAAAGGCTGAGCAAAACCTCAGGAGGGCGCTCGACTACAAAACAGAGGCCAAGCTCGGCGTCCTCGAGAAAGCTCAGCAGGCAGTTCTG AAAGAAAAGCTGTTCAAACTAGTGGAGTTCCCGtcaaaaatgatgtttaaaccaaataaaaattaCGTCGCAGAGCTGGAGAAGAAAGACTACCTGGGAAAAGCCAAA GTTGTGGCTTCTTTTAATCCTCAAGACGTTTTTTCTGGATTTGCTCCTTTGCAGCCACAG GTTGAAGATGGTCCAGCTACTCCAAGAGAACCAGAAGTTTTAAG AGCTTTGGAGGGTGTACCCCACACTGTACTGTTCGAGTTTGTCCCTGAGACCTGTGACGAGTTGGCCGTGAAGCCCGGCAATATGGTGTTTGTACTGCAGAAAGGGGCAGACAACTGGGCCTATGTGATCTTCAATGGAAGA ACAGGACTTGTGCCGTACAATTACCTGGAGCGTCAGGAAATCTCTCTGGCTTCTAAACATATAAAG GGTTTGGTTCCAACTTCCAGTCGAGAAGCACCAAGTATTCCGGAGAGGATTCAAG GTTACACTCCAGAGGACAACAGCAGTAGAAATGATGAGCAGAAG GTTCCAGACAATTTATACATCGTCAAAGTTCACTTCACATTCACCTTTGCTGTCTCAATCCCACGTGGGGCTTCCTATGATGTGCTGATAAGAGAAATCAGTAAGAAGGTCAACCTCCCTACACACAACATCTCTTTGAG CTTAGATTCAAGTGGACAAAGCGTGATTGATGCCAACACGGACATGGAAACTGTGTGGAGCCAGGTCCGTTCTGGGCGCATCACTCTGTGGTGCAACGCGAAGGAG AATGAAGAGGAGGAAACTCACTTGGTGGCGCTTCACTCCTACCAGTCTCCAAACCCAGAAGATCTGAGCTTCAAGGAAGGGGATAAAATTACACTCCTTGCTAGAA TTAACCAGGACTGGCTGGAGGGACGATGTAATGGGAATACTGGGATATTTCCAGCTTCTTTTGCGAGAGAAGCTCCCGTGAATGGCCAgtaa
- the ncf2 gene encoding neutrophil cytosol factor 2 isoform X1 gives MLSPSNFLFSWYKSEKLPLFYYRVSVAAKMSFVDTLRQWDDGVTCADKQDYSEALRILVAIREPNSKICFNIGCLHLLNQNLDDAEKAFDCSIRKDEHLAVAFFQRGITFYKKMRYDESIGDFQRAFKALRGNNLIDYKALGLRYILYACEVLHNMALAEAQLGNWEKAEQNLRRALDYKTEAKLGVLEKAQQAVLKEKLFKLVEFPSKMMFKPNKNYVAELEKKDYLGKAKVVASFNPQDVFSGFAPLQPQVEDGPATPREPEVLRALEGVPHTVLFEFVPETCDELAVKPGNMVFVLQKGADNWAYVIFNGRTGLVPYNYLERQEISLASKHIKGLVPTSSREAPSIPERIQGYTPEDNSSRNDEQKVPDNLYIVKVHFTFTFAVSIPRGASYDVLIREISKKVNLPTHNISLSLDSSGQSVIDANTDMETVWSQVRSGRITLWCNAKEQNEEEETHLVALHSYQSPNPEDLSFKEGDKITLLARINQDWLEGRCNGNTGIFPASFAREAPVNGQ, from the exons ATGCTGTCACCatcaaacttcctgttttcatggTATAAATCAGAGAAGcttcctttattttattaccGTGTCTCAGTGGCAGCAAAAATGTCGTTTGTGGACACTCTGCGACAGTGGGATGACGGCGTCACCTGTGCTGACAAACAGGATTATTCGGAAGCTCTTCGGATTCTCGTGGCCATTCGtgagccaaactccaaaatctGTTTCAACATCGGCTGCCTCCACCTGCTTAACCAGAACTTGGATGATGCTGAAAAg GCATTCGATTGCAGCATACGCAAGGATGAGCATCTGGCAGTGGCTTTCTTTCAAAGAGGAATCACTTTTTATAAGAAGATGAG GTATGACGAGAGCATCGGAGACTTCCAGAGAGCCTTCAAAGCACTCAGAGGAAACAACCTGATAGATTACAAGGCCCTTGGTCTCAGATATATTCTATATGCATGTGAG GTTCTGCACAACATGGCTCTGGCGGAGGCTCAGTTGGGAAACTGGGAAAAGGCTGAGCAAAACCTCAGGAGGGCGCTCGACTACAAAACAGAGGCCAAGCTCGGCGTCCTCGAGAAAGCTCAGCAGGCAGTTCTG AAAGAAAAGCTGTTCAAACTAGTGGAGTTCCCGtcaaaaatgatgtttaaaccaaataaaaattaCGTCGCAGAGCTGGAGAAGAAAGACTACCTGGGAAAAGCCAAA GTTGTGGCTTCTTTTAATCCTCAAGACGTTTTTTCTGGATTTGCTCCTTTGCAGCCACAG GTTGAAGATGGTCCAGCTACTCCAAGAGAACCAGAAGTTTTAAG AGCTTTGGAGGGTGTACCCCACACTGTACTGTTCGAGTTTGTCCCTGAGACCTGTGACGAGTTGGCCGTGAAGCCCGGCAATATGGTGTTTGTACTGCAGAAAGGGGCAGACAACTGGGCCTATGTGATCTTCAATGGAAGA ACAGGACTTGTGCCGTACAATTACCTGGAGCGTCAGGAAATCTCTCTGGCTTCTAAACATATAAAG GGTTTGGTTCCAACTTCCAGTCGAGAAGCACCAAGTATTCCGGAGAGGATTCAAG GTTACACTCCAGAGGACAACAGCAGTAGAAATGATGAGCAGAAG GTTCCAGACAATTTATACATCGTCAAAGTTCACTTCACATTCACCTTTGCTGTCTCAATCCCACGTGGGGCTTCCTATGATGTGCTGATAAGAGAAATCAGTAAGAAGGTCAACCTCCCTACACACAACATCTCTTTGAG CTTAGATTCAAGTGGACAAAGCGTGATTGATGCCAACACGGACATGGAAACTGTGTGGAGCCAGGTCCGTTCTGGGCGCATCACTCTGTGGTGCAACGCGAAGGAG CAGAATGAAGAGGAGGAAACTCACTTGGTGGCGCTTCACTCCTACCAGTCTCCAAACCCAGAAGATCTGAGCTTCAAGGAAGGGGATAAAATTACACTCCTTGCTAGAA TTAACCAGGACTGGCTGGAGGGACGATGTAATGGGAATACTGGGATATTTCCAGCTTCTTTTGCGAGAGAAGCTCCCGTGAATGGCCAgtaa